The Candidatus Poribacteria bacterium genome contains a region encoding:
- a CDS encoding T9SS type A sorting domain-containing protein, with the protein MKTRITLVRRSLQVYIALISIICTPHVVLAIEPIGTIGQPFPEHHAFLPHGNILRAVLSHIQIIDADTGAIIDEFGERAYVSDVVFSPTAEHLAILNFSPDSKITTLNIWDTIVREQVSEWEIPARIEVATFSPIGSLFAVSFNDEIHLWNWEIGAFRGKMIGQRRPWEQCHFSSGGRTCSFFPRDQASVFTPDGRYLIVASARPDLELWNVTTRRLEGHFEGHTGNWVEDAVISPDGTLLATYEKDWNDVYVWDIDTQQLLWQEESGISRISDVVFSPNSRHLYVAVQTGTLNRSGGEPWQGWDDQVRVWDVASGKQLDAFGDDFYFLKAAALSPEGKTMLLHYWDAVVLWSIESKQPLNVWADFVHSWNDALSANGQTFVSVTPYFIKTWDIPSQQMQLLVSAERGLFRESAISPDGQKLAIGRDPWIEVRNLQTGKVETQFSYSSGYSDIAFSSTGRWVAARGFKSIFLFDLEKPEKPQRPTTKGDPDIDISSLFTFSENDEYLAASTRTDDNQDWVLLWKREGDTFVFQYAWQVPELSSQSRLAFGSDTDDSLLLAVPRTQETQIWRLLPDGPQLLKTVAAGFPAHFTPEGRYLFASQDRNLQIWDWKTETPIEHSPIPDPLAISRDGSILLSYADTGQIQIWDAKALLPSKTVVTPHGKRIVTLGAVKRNQLLQNFPNPFNPETWIPFQLANESRVTIYIHNSAGQLVRRLPLGTVPAGDYSSQAQAIYWDGRNQVGEPVSSGVYLYTIHAGDYSTTRKMLIRK; encoded by the coding sequence ATGAAAACGCGCATCACCCTCGTAAGAAGAAGTTTGCAAGTCTATATTGCCCTGATTAGCATTATCTGTACGCCCCACGTTGTGCTTGCGATCGAACCTATCGGCACAATTGGGCAACCCTTTCCAGAACATCACGCTTTTCTCCCCCATGGAAACATCTTGCGCGCCGTCCTATCACACATTCAGATAATCGATGCAGATACCGGAGCCATCATTGACGAATTCGGCGAGCGAGCTTATGTTAGCGATGTCGTGTTCAGTCCAACAGCCGAACATCTGGCGATCCTGAATTTTTCCCCTGATTCAAAGATAACGACCCTAAACATTTGGGATACCATCGTCCGTGAGCAGGTATCCGAATGGGAGATTCCTGCCCGGATAGAGGTTGCTACATTCAGTCCAATAGGGTCACTGTTTGCCGTCTCTTTCAACGACGAAATTCATCTATGGAACTGGGAAATCGGAGCATTTAGAGGAAAAATGATCGGTCAACGCCGTCCATGGGAGCAATGCCATTTCAGCAGCGGCGGCAGAACTTGCTCATTCTTTCCACGAGATCAGGCTTCAGTATTTACACCAGATGGTCGCTATCTCATCGTCGCCTCAGCGCGTCCAGACCTCGAATTGTGGAACGTCACAACGCGCCGCTTGGAAGGGCATTTTGAAGGACACACCGGGAACTGGGTCGAGGATGCGGTTATTAGTCCCGATGGAACACTCCTCGCAACGTATGAAAAAGACTGGAATGATGTTTACGTTTGGGATATAGACACGCAGCAGCTCTTATGGCAAGAAGAAAGTGGTATCAGCAGAATTTCTGATGTGGTGTTTAGTCCAAACAGTCGACACCTGTACGTTGCGGTTCAGACGGGTACATTGAACCGGTCTGGCGGCGAACCTTGGCAAGGCTGGGATGACCAAGTCCGCGTCTGGGATGTTGCGTCTGGAAAACAACTTGATGCGTTCGGCGACGATTTTTACTTCTTGAAGGCAGCAGCACTTTCACCAGAAGGGAAAACTATGCTTCTGCACTACTGGGATGCTGTTGTGTTGTGGAGTATCGAAAGCAAGCAACCATTGAACGTCTGGGCTGATTTCGTCCATAGCTGGAATGATGCGTTGAGTGCTAACGGTCAGACTTTTGTTTCGGTCACTCCATACTTTATTAAGACATGGGATATCCCTTCACAACAGATGCAATTACTTGTTTCTGCCGAACGAGGTCTTTTCCGAGAATCCGCAATATCTCCCGACGGACAGAAACTCGCTATCGGTCGCGATCCGTGGATTGAGGTCCGCAACCTCCAGACCGGCAAAGTTGAGACCCAATTTTCGTATAGTTCTGGGTATTCTGATATCGCTTTCAGTTCAACAGGAAGATGGGTCGCCGCGCGGGGATTCAAGTCAATTTTCCTCTTCGATCTCGAAAAACCAGAAAAACCTCAGAGACCCACCACAAAAGGCGACCCCGATATTGATATCAGTTCACTGTTCACTTTCAGTGAAAACGACGAATATTTAGCAGCTTCCACTCGCACAGATGACAACCAGGATTGGGTGCTGTTGTGGAAACGTGAGGGAGACACCTTCGTTTTCCAATACGCATGGCAGGTGCCAGAACTCTCCAGCCAGTCAAGACTCGCTTTTGGATCTGATACCGATGATTCGCTTCTGCTGGCAGTTCCGAGAACCCAAGAGACGCAAATATGGAGACTTCTGCCGGACGGTCCCCAACTTCTAAAAACAGTGGCGGCAGGATTTCCAGCGCACTTTACCCCAGAAGGGCGTTATCTTTTCGCCAGTCAAGATCGCAACCTCCAAATCTGGGATTGGAAAACAGAAACACCGATTGAGCACTCACCTATTCCAGATCCGCTTGCCATCAGTCGAGATGGCTCTATACTCCTTTCGTATGCCGATACAGGACAAATCCAGATTTGGGATGCAAAGGCACTCCTACCTTCAAAGACTGTTGTTACACCACACGGCAAGCGAATTGTGACGTTGGGAGCAGTGAAACGGAATCAACTTCTACAAAACTTTCCCAACCCCTTCAATCCAGAAACCTGGATCCCCTTTCAACTCGCAAATGAAAGCCGCGTCACGATCTATATTCATAATTCCGCAGGTCAATTGGTGCGTCGCTTACCTCTGGGGACGGTGCCTGCAGGCGACTATTCTTCACAGGCACAAGCAATCTATTGGGATGGACGTAATCAAGTGGGAGAACCTGTGAGCAGCGGCGTCTATCTCTACACGATTCATGCTGGCGACTATTCAACAACCCGTAAAATGCTTATTCGGAAATGA